Proteins from a genomic interval of Leptotrichia massiliensis:
- the mraY gene encoding phospho-N-acetylmuramoyl-pentapeptide-transferase yields the protein MLYLLQELFINNWRVLRVFKSIMLRASVAFMIAFLFMLICGKPFIAWLKKKKYGDTAREEGPKSHFDKSGTPTMGGLLIIGAILFATAIAGNFTNKFIVFLFIITILFTTIGFYDDYLKLTKHKKGLSGKKKILGQLIITALTFGFVYKFGLVSKTIDFSIINPLIKNSYLYITPILFFIFVAFVIIGSSNAVNLTDGLDGLVSGPTIVVSITLLIITYLTGNVKYAKYLNLYYVPQAAEMIVYLASVIGALIGFLWYNFYPAQMFMGDTGSLTLGGILGIIVIFIKQELLLPIAGFIFIMEALSVMIQVWHFKTFGKRVFKMAPIHHHFELLGLPETKVTIRFWIVSIMTCLLTFVILKLR from the coding sequence ATGTTATATTTACTGCAAGAGTTATTTATAAATAACTGGAGAGTTTTACGTGTTTTTAAATCAATAATGTTGAGAGCGTCTGTGGCGTTTATGATTGCATTTTTATTTATGTTAATTTGTGGGAAACCTTTCATTGCTTGGCTTAAAAAGAAAAAATACGGAGATACAGCAAGAGAGGAAGGACCTAAGTCACATTTTGACAAGTCGGGAACGCCTACAATGGGAGGACTTTTAATAATTGGTGCAATTTTATTTGCAACTGCTATCGCTGGTAATTTTACGAATAAATTTATTGTATTTTTGTTTATAATTACAATTTTATTTACAACAATTGGATTTTATGATGATTATTTAAAATTGACAAAGCACAAGAAAGGGCTTTCTGGAAAGAAAAAAATACTGGGACAATTGATAATTACAGCATTAACATTTGGATTTGTATATAAATTTGGACTTGTAAGCAAAACAATTGATTTTTCAATAATAAATCCATTAATTAAAAATTCATATTTATACATAACTCCAATTCTGTTCTTTATTTTTGTGGCATTTGTAATAATCGGCTCGTCAAATGCCGTAAATTTGACAGATGGACTGGATGGACTTGTGAGCGGACCTACAATTGTGGTAAGTATCACGCTTTTAATTATTACCTATCTAACCGGAAATGTAAAATATGCAAAATATCTAAATCTTTATTACGTTCCACAAGCAGCTGAAATGATAGTTTATTTAGCCTCAGTAATCGGAGCTTTAATCGGTTTCTTATGGTACAATTTTTATCCAGCACAAATGTTTATGGGAGATACAGGTTCTTTAACATTAGGTGGAATTTTAGGAATAATTGTTATTTTCATAAAACAAGAGCTGTTATTACCAATTGCTGGATTTATATTTATTATGGAAGCCTTGTCAGTTATGATTCAAGTCTGGCACTTTAAAACTTTCGGAAAAAGAGTATTCAAAATGGCACCAATTCACCATCACTTTGAACTGCTGGGATTACCTGAAACAAAAGTTACAATAAGATTCTGGATTGTTTCAATAATGACATGTCTATTAACATTTGTAATTTTGAAATTAAGATAA
- a CDS encoding UDP-N-acetylmuramoyl-tripeptide--D-alanyl-D-alanine ligase, which yields MNKAEVFQSFFNKVEISDFEINNISINSKELGKNDIFVAIRGGNNFVNEALEKGAFAVYDSKTLKIDEKYANRAFFVNDSVEFLQNFAREWRKNLDIKVIGITGSNGKTTVKDMIYHLLSQKYKGKKTEGNYNNHIGLPFTLLRAEEDDKFIILEMGMSGFGEIDLLGQIALPDINVITNIGESHLEFLKTKENVFLAKTEIIPYIKNTLVINGDDDYLKNVKAENIEVVKALNLGNNEFREKTSDFYYGDVHFNENGTDFFLKYFGKICQSTVERNYKTNVLGEHNVLNLVMAIAVAKQFGMEDKIISEAVKNIGLTGMRFQIIENGDTTYINDAYNASPMSMEKSLETFSQIYNDRLKIMVLGDMLELGENELELHSNLFNTIKTTKFDKLYLFGERMKSLFEKIKENVDNENLKNKEFGHFDEKEEIKEKIRQISEQKAVLLKASRGMRLEEIIEK from the coding sequence ATGAATAAAGCTGAAGTGTTTCAAAGTTTCTTTAATAAAGTAGAAATATCAGATTTTGAGATAAATAATATTTCGATTAACTCGAAAGAACTTGGTAAAAATGATATTTTTGTTGCTATCAGAGGTGGGAACAATTTTGTTAATGAAGCGTTGGAAAAAGGTGCTTTTGCTGTTTATGACAGTAAAACTTTAAAAATAGATGAAAAATATGCTAATCGTGCATTTTTTGTAAATGATAGTGTTGAATTTTTACAAAATTTTGCTAGGGAATGGCGAAAAAATTTAGATATAAAAGTAATTGGAATTACGGGAAGTAATGGAAAAACTACTGTAAAGGACATGATTTACCATTTGCTTTCACAAAAATATAAAGGAAAAAAGACTGAAGGGAATTACAATAATCATATTGGATTACCCTTCACTTTGTTGCGTGCTGAAGAAGATGACAAATTTATTATTCTAGAAATGGGAATGAGCGGTTTTGGAGAAATTGATCTTCTTGGGCAGATTGCATTGCCTGATATTAATGTAATTACCAACATTGGGGAATCACATCTGGAATTTTTAAAAACGAAGGAAAATGTATTTTTGGCAAAAACGGAAATTATTCCGTATATTAAAAATACACTTGTAATCAATGGAGATGATGATTATTTAAAAAATGTAAAAGCTGAAAATATTGAAGTTGTAAAGGCTTTGAATCTAGGAAATAATGAGTTTAGGGAGAAGACGTCTGATTTTTATTATGGGGACGTTCATTTTAACGAAAATGGAACTGATTTTTTTCTGAAATATTTTGGAAAAATTTGTCAAAGTACAGTTGAAAGAAATTATAAGACGAATGTTCTAGGAGAACATAATGTATTAAACTTAGTTATGGCGATTGCTGTAGCTAAACAATTCGGAATGGAAGATAAAATAATCAGTGAAGCTGTGAAAAATATTGGCTTGACTGGAATGCGGTTTCAAATAATTGAAAACGGCGATACAACATATATTAACGATGCCTATAATGCAAGTCCAATGTCTATGGAAAAATCACTTGAAACATTTTCCCAAATATATAACGACAGACTGAAAATAATGGTTCTAGGAGATATGCTGGAACTAGGAGAAAATGAACTGGAACTTCATAGCAACCTTTTTAATACAATAAAAACTACAAAATTTGACAAACTTTATTTATTTGGAGAAAGGATGAAAAGTCTATTCGAAAAAATAAAGGAAAATGTGGACAATGAAAATTTAAAAAACAAGGAATTTGGACATTTTGATGAAAAAGAAGAAATAAAAGAAAAAATAAGACAGATTTCTGAACAAAAGGCAGTGCTGTTAAAAGCATCACGAGGAATGAGATTAGAAGAAATCATAGAAAAATAA
- a CDS encoding glycoside hydrolase family 1 protein, with amino-acid sequence MAKLKFPDNFWWGSATSGPQSEGRFNKKNRNIFDYWFDMDKKAFFDGIGPDVASNFYNSFREDIKLYKEIGLNSLRTSIQWTRLIKDFETGEVDEDGVRFYTEVIEEFEKNGITLVMNLFHFDMPIELQEKYGGWESKHVVELFVKYARKAFELFGDKVKYWTTFNEPIVPVEAQYMYQFHYPLIVDGKKAMQVLYNTALASAKAIEEFRKTEPLKKDGEIGIILNLTPSYPRSENEEDVKAAKISDVFFNNSFLDPAIYGKFPELLIEILEKDGVLWESTEEELKIIAENTVDFLGVNYYQPRRIKARETEFDISKNGWLPDKYFENYDMPGKRMNIYRGWEIYPQAIYDIAKNIQDNYKNIKWFISENGMGVEGEEKFKNEQGIIEDDYRIDFFREHLTHLHRAIEEGSNCFGYHTWTPIDCWSWTNAYKNRYGFISVDLPTQIKTVKKSGYWIKKVSETNEIDGWDIKNN; translated from the coding sequence ATGGCAAAATTGAAATTTCCAGATAATTTTTGGTGGGGATCGGCTACTTCTGGACCGCAGAGTGAAGGAAGATTTAATAAAAAGAATAGAAATATATTTGATTACTGGTTTGATATGGATAAGAAGGCGTTTTTTGATGGTATAGGTCCGGATGTGGCTTCAAATTTTTATAATAGCTTTAGGGAAGATATAAAATTATATAAGGAAATAGGGCTTAATTCATTAAGAACATCGATTCAATGGACACGTCTCATAAAGGATTTTGAAACTGGGGAAGTTGATGAGGATGGAGTGAGATTTTATACAGAGGTTATAGAGGAATTTGAGAAAAATGGGATTACTCTTGTGATGAACTTGTTCCATTTTGATATGCCAATAGAATTGCAGGAAAAATATGGCGGCTGGGAATCAAAGCATGTAGTTGAATTGTTTGTAAAATATGCCAGAAAAGCATTTGAGCTGTTTGGGGACAAGGTGAAATACTGGACTACTTTTAATGAACCGATAGTACCTGTGGAAGCACAGTACATGTATCAGTTTCATTATCCGCTTATTGTAGATGGGAAAAAGGCTATGCAGGTTTTATATAATACAGCACTTGCTTCAGCAAAAGCAATTGAGGAATTTAGAAAAACAGAGCCGCTGAAAAAAGATGGGGAAATAGGAATAATTTTGAATTTAACCCCATCATATCCAAGGAGTGAAAATGAAGAGGATGTAAAGGCTGCCAAAATATCAGATGTGTTTTTTAATAATTCATTTTTAGATCCTGCGATTTATGGTAAATTTCCTGAATTATTGATAGAAATACTGGAAAAGGATGGAGTCTTGTGGGAAAGTACAGAAGAGGAACTAAAAATTATTGCAGAAAATACAGTTGACTTTCTAGGGGTGAATTATTATCAGCCAAGAAGAATAAAGGCTCGAGAAACGGAATTTGATATTTCTAAAAATGGCTGGCTGCCTGATAAATATTTTGAAAATTATGATATGCCGGGGAAAAGAATGAATATTTACAGAGGATGGGAAATTTATCCACAGGCGATTTATGATATTGCTAAAAATATTCAGGATAACTATAAAAATATAAAATGGTTTATTTCAGAAAATGGAATGGGAGTTGAAGGAGAAGAAAAATTTAAGAATGAACAGGGGATAATTGAAGATGACTACAGAATAGATTTTTTTAGGGAACATCTGACACATCTTCATAGAGCAATAGAAGAAGGATCAAACTGCTTTGGCTACCACACTTGGACACCGATAGACTGCTGGTCCTGGACAAATGCCTACAAAAACAGATACGGATTTATCTCGGTAGATTTACCAACGCAAATAAAGACAGTAAAAAAATCAGGGTATTGGATAAAGAAAGTTTCTGAAACTAACGAAATTGATGGCTGGGATATTAAAAATAATTAA
- a CDS encoding phage head-tail adapter protein: MNKFFKLSLLFTFIVAIGLFYRNHLKKARINVSDCPNNRYMANRKEYYEKNYKIFKERQIKFYIDDENGKMREIANQDEFFTSLREAKDYAYEIVGKKWFYTKRKLFGIAFGIDKEAKIKYISVPEKEKKNILKNIDKYPEKNIENKCVLVEVLKGNY; this comes from the coding sequence ATGAATAAGTTTTTCAAATTATCATTGTTATTTACTTTTATAGTTGCTATTGGTCTATTTTATAGAAATCATTTAAAAAAAGCAAGAATAAATGTATCGGATTGTCCAAATAATCGCTATATGGCAAACAGAAAAGAATACTATGAAAAAAATTATAAGATTTTTAAAGAAAGGCAAATAAAATTTTATATAGATGATGAAAATGGAAAAATGCGAGAAATTGCTAATCAAGATGAATTTTTCACTTCATTAAGAGAAGCTAAAGATTATGCTTATGAAATAGTTGGAAAAAAATGGTTCTATACAAAAAGAAAGTTATTTGGAATAGCATTTGGAATTGATAAGGAAGCAAAAATAAAATATATTTCAGTACCAGAAAAAGAAAAGAAAAATATATTAAAAAATATAGATAAATATCCTGAAAAGAATATAGAAAATAAATGTGTGCTAGTAGAAGTGCTGAAAGGCAATTATTAA
- a CDS encoding DUF6314 family protein has protein sequence MDRIMDIYEIMRNVSRISFKAKSLEGSSTGWNYVGKGNVVIKEEGDRLYFIEEIILDNDIRYSDRKLWEFKENYIGFYRFRNGDYEKIFEFLFCDGEFMMKKEYLCSPDLYYGEMKILDNRICLFIKVKGEKKNEVLEYTYLT, from the coding sequence ATGGATAGGATTATGGATATTTATGAAATTATGAGAAATGTTAGTAGGATATCTTTTAAGGCAAAGAGTTTGGAAGGGTCTTCGACAGGTTGGAATTATGTTGGCAAAGGGAATGTTGTGATTAAAGAAGAAGGAGATAGGTTGTATTTTATTGAAGAAATTATTCTAGATAATGATATTCGGTATAGTGATAGAAAATTATGGGAGTTTAAGGAAAATTATATTGGATTTTATAGGTTTAGAAATGGTGATTATGAGAAGATATTTGAGTTTTTATTTTGTGATGGGGAATTTATGATGAAGAAAGAATATTTGTGCAGTCCTGATTTATATTATGGAGAAATGAAAATTTTGGATAATAGAATTTGTTTGTTTATAAAAGTAAAGGGGGAAAAGAAGAATGAAGTTTTAGAATACACGTACTTAACATAG